In Methanosarcina siciliae T4/M, one genomic interval encodes:
- a CDS encoding OB-fold nucleic acid binding domain-containing protein: MEKEEKVVVVLLVMAFFSLSTAYLFFGQETAGAGQASGGKALQYTHESGVGEKVYLEAEVLSKRITYTGDHLLLEVDFDSEVLSVFIPNTVGAEALNDLINEGDIISITGIISEYEGEKEIKVERKEDVTLK; encoded by the coding sequence ATGGAAAAGGAAGAGAAAGTCGTGGTAGTGCTGCTTGTAATGGCATTTTTCTCGCTTTCGACAGCATACCTGTTCTTCGGACAGGAAACGGCAGGGGCTGGGCAGGCTTCAGGAGGAAAAGCCCTGCAGTACACCCACGAGTCCGGAGTCGGGGAAAAAGTTTATCTTGAAGCAGAAGTCCTGAGCAAAAGAATTACTTATACAGGAGATCACCTGCTTCTGGAAGTGGACTTTGACTCCGAGGTTCTGAGCGTGTTTATTCCGAATACAGTGGGGGCTGAAGCCCTGAACGACCTGATCAATGAGGGGGACATCATCAGCATAACAGGTATCATCTCCGAGTATGAGGGAGAGAAAGAGATAAAAGTGGAAAGAAAAGAAGATGTTACCCTCAAATAA
- a CDS encoding sugar phosphate nucleotidyltransferase: MKACIMCGGAGTRLRPLTFKHPKPSIPILNKPSVRHLIEHLSREGFNEIVMTLGYMGERIEEQLGDGHMFGVHINYVYEKEKLGTAGGVKNAEEYLKNEPFIVLGGDHVLNLDLREMYRFHEANEALITIGLLSIDDPREFGIADMDINNRIHRFLEKPKSGQIFSNLASTGIYICDPEIFNWIPENKKYDFAKDLFPALLAADKRINGMLVRGKWTDVGSSAAYRQAQRWMLDALPGTTIEGNFTTRNARIRGPLSIGNNVSIGSNSSLVGPIVIGENTVIGDNVLIGPYSVIGANCTIENNSKILSSYLFDGVSIGKNSNISGAVVADETSVGEECNLENGTVIGHEVVIGNNSTVHSGVKIWPEVVIEKNSSIKEIVVNPAYDTTNEGS, from the coding sequence ATGAAAGCATGTATCATGTGCGGAGGCGCAGGAACAAGGCTCAGGCCGCTGACCTTCAAGCACCCGAAACCGAGTATACCGATCCTCAATAAACCATCAGTCCGGCACCTGATAGAGCACCTTTCAAGGGAAGGGTTCAATGAAATAGTCATGACCCTCGGATATATGGGAGAACGCATAGAAGAACAGCTTGGAGACGGGCATATGTTTGGGGTACACATCAATTACGTGTATGAGAAAGAGAAGCTGGGGACAGCTGGCGGGGTAAAAAATGCTGAAGAGTACCTGAAAAACGAGCCTTTCATCGTGCTTGGGGGAGACCATGTCCTTAACCTCGACCTGAGGGAAATGTACCGCTTCCATGAAGCAAACGAAGCCCTGATAACTATAGGCCTCCTTTCCATTGACGACCCGAGGGAATTCGGGATTGCCGATATGGATATAAACAACCGGATCCACCGCTTTCTGGAAAAACCCAAATCCGGACAGATTTTCAGCAATCTTGCAAGCACAGGCATTTACATCTGTGACCCTGAAATCTTCAACTGGATCCCTGAAAATAAAAAGTATGATTTTGCAAAAGACCTTTTCCCTGCCCTGTTAGCAGCAGATAAGAGAATTAACGGCATGCTTGTCCGGGGAAAATGGACTGATGTAGGGAGTTCGGCGGCTTACAGGCAGGCCCAGCGCTGGATGCTTGACGCTCTTCCCGGAACCACAATCGAAGGAAACTTCACAACAAGGAACGCAAGAATACGAGGCCCCCTGTCCATAGGAAACAATGTATCAATAGGTTCGAATTCTTCACTCGTCGGGCCCATTGTCATAGGGGAAAACACCGTCATCGGCGATAACGTCCTTATCGGGCCTTACAGTGTGATAGGAGCAAACTGCACTATTGAAAATAATTCAAAGATTCTCTCTTCTTACCTTTTTGATGGAGTATCCATAGGTAAAAACTCCAACATCTCCGGAGCCGTAGTTGCAGATGAAACCTCTGTAGGAGAAGAGTGCAACCTTGAGAACGGGACAGTAATCGGACATGAAGTCGTGATAGGGAACAATTCGACCGTACATTCGGGAGTAAAAATTTGGCCTGAAGTCGTGATTGAAAAGAATTCCAGTATAAAAGAAATTGTCGTCAACCCGGCCTATGATACTACGAATGAAGGCTCCTGA
- a CDS encoding lysylphosphatidylglycerol synthase transmembrane domain-containing protein, with translation MTMYKKWLLGSLVISAVSIALVTYLTFDSETVEALKRIRPEYILAAALLHIFSYLIWGLRTRVLCKALGHRIGVLKVTEIVISSTFVAGITPSSAGGEFLRIHSLNRNKIPLGRATAIIVGERLLDALFIFSCLPFALYILGDIVSNYEFDAAFLAANSLVFVLLFCFVYGVWKPEKVKYLMRKLTDRLAPYIGKKTDAAVLHLLEQIDREIDYFHDSVRIFISEGKKGLLWGILYTFIFWIVDFSLLILILMGLSRTPSIITAFAAQVLLAVIMVIPATPGASGVAELGAASIFSIFVDSSILGITVLAWRALTYHLNLIVGGLMSLKVIKDAEIVQKWIGETAEPQHSA, from the coding sequence ATGACCATGTATAAAAAATGGCTCCTTGGGTCGCTGGTAATTAGCGCAGTATCAATTGCTCTGGTTACATATCTGACTTTTGACTCGGAGACCGTTGAAGCTCTGAAAAGGATCAGGCCGGAGTACATTCTGGCAGCTGCCCTTCTCCACATCTTTTCATACTTAATCTGGGGGCTGCGGACCCGGGTTCTCTGTAAAGCCCTGGGGCACAGGATAGGTGTCCTGAAGGTGACAGAGATAGTCATTTCAAGCACTTTTGTAGCAGGAATTACCCCTTCTTCTGCAGGCGGCGAGTTTTTAAGGATCCACAGCCTGAACAGGAACAAAATTCCTCTGGGCAGAGCTACTGCAATAATTGTAGGAGAACGCCTGCTTGACGCCCTATTCATCTTTTCCTGCCTGCCTTTTGCCCTTTATATCCTTGGGGACATTGTTTCGAATTATGAATTTGATGCAGCTTTTTTAGCAGCAAATTCCCTGGTCTTTGTACTTCTCTTCTGTTTTGTTTATGGGGTCTGGAAACCCGAAAAAGTAAAATACTTAATGCGTAAGCTGACAGACCGGCTTGCCCCTTACATAGGTAAAAAAACAGATGCTGCAGTTTTACACCTTCTGGAACAGATCGACAGGGAAATAGACTATTTTCATGACAGTGTCCGGATCTTTATTTCGGAAGGAAAAAAAGGGCTGCTCTGGGGAATCCTCTATACCTTTATCTTCTGGATCGTAGACTTTTCACTGCTCATCCTGATCCTTATGGGCCTTTCGAGAACTCCTTCGATCATCACCGCCTTTGCAGCCCAGGTACTTCTGGCTGTTATAATGGTAATACCCGCAACTCCCGGTGCAAGCGGAGTTGCCGAACTTGGAGCAGCATCCATCTTCTCTATTTTTGTAGATTCTTCCATTCTGGGAATTACCGTGCTTGCCTGGAGAGCCCTGACCTACCACCTGAACCTTATAGTAGGCGGGCTCATGAGCCTTAAAGTGATCAAGGACGCCGAAATTGTACAAAAATGGATAGGGGAGACTGCTGAACCCCAACACAGTGCCTGA
- a CDS encoding diacylglycerol/polyprenol kinase family protein → MPSRDAIFEVLRKSVHLVSILIVLIYEFYGKETILWVLMLFLVTVLILEYFRLEQGMKIPFFYMMYREHEADSCGGHIYFALGAIAAISIFSKEIAYAAVLMTTFGDLAAALIGKFYGKKRIFKQVFKNDKSLEGSASEFIIDLLIGLFIVGDPFVALIMAFFATLSETAVNQIDDNLVIPIFSGFFGQVTLFLLMYM, encoded by the coding sequence ATGCCCTCCAGAGACGCCATCTTTGAAGTCCTCAGAAAAAGTGTACATCTGGTTTCAATCCTGATAGTACTGATCTACGAATTTTACGGGAAAGAGACGATCCTCTGGGTGCTCATGCTTTTCCTTGTAACCGTCCTCATCCTTGAATACTTCCGGCTCGAGCAAGGCATGAAAATTCCCTTTTTCTATATGATGTACAGGGAACACGAAGCCGATAGCTGCGGAGGGCATATCTACTTCGCCCTAGGCGCAATTGCAGCAATCTCCATCTTCAGCAAAGAAATCGCCTATGCCGCAGTCCTTATGACCACTTTCGGAGATCTGGCTGCAGCCCTGATAGGAAAATTCTACGGGAAAAAAAGAATTTTCAAACAGGTCTTTAAAAATGATAAATCCCTCGAAGGTTCAGCTTCCGAATTCATTATTGACCTGCTGATTGGACTATTTATAGTCGGAGATCCCTTTGTGGCTCTTATCATGGCTTTTTTTGCAACCCTTTCGGAAACCGCAGTAAACCAGATAGACGATAACCTCGTGATCCCGATTTTTTCCGGTTTTTTCGGGCAGGTGACCCTGTTTTTATTGATGTATATGTAA
- a CDS encoding VWA domain-containing protein gives MNVALESPEMLLLIIPVIIAGFYLLRKTKTKLVEWRMLVAFLLVLALAAPYTTVTQTISEEDPSLVLVLDRTESMNLFPEDTGTGLYEALTADTPTTLVQLTGEKTSLGDAVVQYSGLGNQIVLVTDGNNNDGKDLEEALRFARDADTPVYLVQPELETNDLSVEVLGDKTVVVDNQNEFEIVVRQASEQSVSYLLEVSVDGIVTPERFSQDTRNNTILINQTFTTLGAHNLSVKITPSGEDFNKSNNEFYKSFYVIPKPKITLVTADSSSPLASILRNLYEVSVVNDYPGAGNITDSKALVLDDQIIGNFSEAEMKEIKNYVSNGGGLIVVGGDKAYNYGKYLNSSLEDVLPVVSKPSEFKGGRKLVLVLDISPSTAAHGTLGDILSNAIFILRNDNLKDANVGIIAFGSVGYDVSEGFLYMGLPQNLALLEDKIEQLIPSEESETSLDQGLAVTKEMLEGEDGELDAIIISDGGIEDSYDASLEAAKELQDMGVNLYFVHIRSSAPSQADQTRTLYAEKLMQELGLQNNYLHIDMEERANIVFEDTVATPEDEGEEPEDPGTYMLLEYSPDHFITKSVNLTTNITGYNQVTPKAGAERLVITVTGQPVLTTWRFGLGRVAAFSTDNGDGNTRWASALYNGSNSRLISGMANWAIGNPQAEEGAVVEALDTWLGTPSDLTLIMYDEGIPQLKLDGTQIDLALTGRNTYEASVNPDEIGIHDISGYPLAVNYPLEYRDVGLNNDIKPLILSTGGEIYTEKEARAFLLKDARQNSEREATEPVSLKVYVLLAALLLYLGEVLVRRIREMRKLKQAQGETGTEEAGA, from the coding sequence GTGAACGTAGCCCTTGAGAGTCCTGAGATGCTCCTCCTCATTATTCCCGTGATTATTGCGGGTTTTTATCTCCTGCGGAAGACGAAAACAAAACTTGTGGAATGGAGAATGCTTGTTGCTTTCCTCCTTGTCCTTGCTCTTGCTGCCCCCTATACAACGGTTACCCAGACCATCAGTGAGGAAGACCCTTCACTTGTGCTTGTTCTGGACAGGACCGAAAGTATGAACCTTTTCCCCGAAGATACGGGGACCGGGCTGTATGAAGCCCTTACTGCCGATACTCCTACCACTCTCGTGCAGCTGACCGGAGAGAAGACCTCACTCGGGGATGCCGTGGTCCAGTATTCCGGGCTTGGCAACCAGATCGTGCTTGTTACCGATGGGAACAATAACGACGGAAAGGACCTTGAGGAAGCCCTGAGGTTTGCAAGGGACGCTGATACTCCAGTCTATCTTGTCCAGCCCGAGCTTGAGACAAACGATCTCAGCGTCGAGGTGCTCGGGGACAAGACCGTGGTCGTGGACAACCAGAACGAGTTTGAGATCGTCGTCCGCCAGGCTTCGGAACAGAGTGTCAGCTATTTACTTGAAGTTTCTGTGGATGGAATAGTCACACCCGAGCGGTTTTCGCAGGATACTCGGAATAATACCATTCTAATTAACCAAACATTTACCACGCTCGGAGCCCACAATCTGAGTGTAAAGATCACTCCGTCCGGCGAGGACTTCAATAAATCAAATAACGAATTTTACAAGTCTTTTTACGTAATCCCCAAGCCAAAAATCACACTTGTTACCGCGGACTCCAGTTCTCCTCTCGCCAGTATCCTGAGAAACCTCTACGAGGTTTCGGTTGTAAATGACTATCCCGGAGCAGGGAATATTACGGACAGCAAGGCGCTTGTGCTTGACGACCAGATCATAGGCAATTTTTCCGAGGCTGAGATGAAGGAAATCAAAAATTATGTCAGCAACGGGGGAGGGCTTATTGTCGTCGGAGGAGATAAGGCCTATAACTATGGAAAATACCTTAATTCTTCCCTGGAAGATGTCCTGCCTGTAGTTTCAAAACCCTCAGAATTTAAAGGAGGAAGAAAGCTGGTCCTGGTTCTTGATATCTCTCCAAGCACGGCTGCTCACGGTACTCTGGGAGATATCCTGTCAAATGCCATCTTTATCCTCAGGAATGATAACCTGAAAGATGCAAATGTTGGAATAATCGCATTCGGAAGTGTTGGATATGATGTTTCGGAAGGGTTTTTGTACATGGGGCTCCCGCAGAACCTTGCCCTTCTGGAAGATAAAATCGAGCAGCTGATCCCCAGCGAAGAGTCAGAAACCTCTCTGGACCAGGGGCTTGCTGTCACAAAGGAGATGCTGGAAGGCGAAGACGGTGAGCTTGATGCTATTATTATCTCTGACGGAGGGATTGAGGACTCGTATGACGCAAGCCTGGAGGCCGCAAAAGAACTGCAGGATATGGGCGTAAACCTGTACTTTGTCCATATCCGCTCTTCTGCTCCTTCCCAGGCCGATCAGACCAGAACCCTTTATGCTGAGAAGCTGATGCAGGAGCTGGGACTTCAAAACAATTATCTGCATATCGATATGGAGGAGCGGGCAAATATCGTGTTTGAAGATACGGTTGCGACTCCTGAGGACGAAGGAGAGGAACCGGAGGACCCCGGTACCTACATGCTTCTTGAGTACTCTCCCGACCACTTTATCACAAAGAGTGTAAACCTTACCACCAATATCACAGGATATAACCAGGTTACACCAAAAGCCGGGGCTGAACGCCTGGTCATTACGGTTACGGGGCAGCCTGTGCTTACCACCTGGCGCTTCGGGCTCGGGCGCGTTGCAGCTTTTTCCACGGATAACGGAGACGGAAATACTCGCTGGGCTTCTGCTCTTTACAACGGGTCAAACAGCAGACTTATTTCAGGCATGGCTAACTGGGCAATAGGAAACCCACAGGCAGAAGAAGGAGCTGTCGTTGAAGCTCTGGATACATGGCTTGGTACCCCTTCCGACCTCACCCTGATAATGTACGACGAAGGAATCCCTCAGCTCAAACTGGACGGAACCCAGATTGATCTTGCCCTTACGGGCAGGAACACTTATGAAGCAAGTGTAAACCCGGATGAAATAGGGATTCATGATATTTCCGGCTACCCGCTCGCGGTAAACTATCCGCTTGAGTACCGTGACGTCGGGCTCAATAATGATATTAAACCTCTGATCCTTTCCACCGGGGGAGAAATTTATACCGAAAAGGAGGCGAGAGCCTTTCTGCTGAAGGACGCAAGGCAGAATTCCGAAAGGGAAGCAACCGAGCCTGTGAGTCTGAAAGTTTATGTGCTTCTTGCAGCTCTTCTCCTTTACCTCGGAGAAGTCCTGGTAAGACGCATAAGGGAAATGAGAAAGCTTAAACAGGCCCAGGGTGAAACCGGAACAGAAGAGGCAGGTGCCTGA
- a CDS encoding vWA domain-containing protein: MPFENPLALAALLSIIPLIIIYMLRPKPAVLSIPSLMFILKLERERKRVYASLTKIVRDPLFLIQLLMLILLSIGAAGYYYTSNEPLSGEHTVLILDTSASMQVESRFEDAVEIAEGYVSKKNSIILASSTPLLALEGESASAAGEILGKVKPGASTADLSAAISTGMRLLADEGGRIIVISDFTNWNGDDPVASKNLAESYGLEVNFVKVGKPADNIGIINGWIEATDGEYSYTGVVKNYKGESSNVEIETGRGISGNTSKSFTLSVPAGGTNQFTLANLNPGITTISLNVKDDLSVDNKVYISIPDTSGQQVLYVTDNGKLPSKTALSLLPNSDLKIRDSVPASLDNYTLVVLAQKETPISNGSVDNIENYVRNGGNAVFIASEALEPNKTEVDLVKLLPIKPLGVEVAEDGLEVEEVLQSSITEDVKTDEISVRKYLNATERTGSTTLVATEDGIPMLSYWQVGKGTIFYMGLNDELGDGAWNNFHNLPEYPVFWIKLVEWLGGIGDISEYNLETGTLTSLAKTEEVQTPSKTLTTNRLLFDEVGIYRISDKEIAVNLYDDRESNTTVDASELISQAVENDGSRLVRSDTYTAKNDITNYLIVVMFLLMLLEILIIRGRGEL, from the coding sequence ATGCCTTTTGAAAACCCCCTTGCTCTTGCTGCCCTCCTGAGTATCATTCCGCTTATAATCATTTACATGCTCCGCCCAAAACCAGCGGTACTTTCGATTCCCTCCCTGATGTTTATCCTCAAGCTTGAAAGGGAACGAAAAAGGGTTTATGCTTCGCTTACGAAAATCGTGCGAGATCCCCTTTTCCTTATTCAGCTCCTTATGCTGATCTTGCTCTCCATCGGGGCTGCAGGCTATTATTACACCTCAAACGAGCCCCTCAGCGGAGAGCATACGGTGCTCATCCTTGATACTTCGGCAAGTATGCAGGTAGAGTCACGTTTTGAAGATGCGGTTGAAATTGCTGAAGGCTATGTGAGCAAGAAGAACAGCATAATCCTTGCTTCCAGTACTCCCCTGCTTGCCCTTGAGGGCGAAAGCGCTTCAGCTGCCGGAGAAATCCTCGGGAAAGTTAAACCGGGAGCTAGCACTGCCGACCTCTCTGCAGCCATTTCCACAGGTATGCGTCTCCTCGCTGATGAGGGGGGCAGGATCATTGTTATTTCGGACTTTACAAACTGGAACGGAGACGACCCCGTAGCTTCCAAGAACCTGGCGGAGTCCTACGGGCTTGAGGTCAATTTCGTAAAGGTCGGAAAGCCTGCGGATAATATAGGTATAATTAATGGCTGGATTGAAGCCACAGACGGGGAATACAGCTACACTGGTGTGGTCAAAAACTATAAAGGTGAAAGCTCAAACGTTGAAATAGAGACAGGAAGAGGAATTTCGGGAAATACTTCAAAGTCTTTCACTCTTTCTGTTCCAGCAGGCGGTACGAACCAGTTCACACTGGCAAACCTGAACCCAGGAATTACCACGATCAGTCTCAACGTTAAGGATGACCTGTCCGTTGATAATAAGGTTTACATCTCAATTCCGGATACCTCCGGGCAGCAGGTCCTCTATGTCACGGATAATGGGAAACTACCTTCAAAAACAGCGCTTTCCCTGCTCCCCAACAGTGACCTGAAAATCCGGGATTCCGTGCCGGCTTCTCTTGACAACTATACGCTTGTCGTGCTCGCCCAGAAAGAAACTCCGATTTCCAACGGTTCGGTGGATAATATTGAAAATTACGTGCGAAACGGGGGAAATGCGGTTTTCATTGCAAGTGAAGCCCTTGAACCCAATAAAACCGAGGTCGACCTTGTTAAGCTCCTGCCTATAAAACCTCTCGGAGTTGAGGTAGCAGAAGACGGGCTCGAGGTTGAAGAAGTCCTTCAGAGCAGCATTACGGAGGACGTGAAAACCGATGAGATCTCGGTCCGCAAATACCTGAACGCAACTGAGAGAACAGGTTCCACAACTCTCGTAGCTACGGAAGACGGGATTCCCATGCTCAGCTACTGGCAGGTAGGAAAAGGCACTATCTTCTATATGGGGCTTAACGACGAGCTCGGGGACGGGGCCTGGAACAATTTCCACAACCTGCCTGAGTACCCTGTGTTCTGGATAAAACTCGTTGAATGGCTCGGAGGCATAGGGGATATTTCGGAATATAACCTTGAAACCGGAACCCTGACTTCCCTGGCAAAGACCGAAGAAGTCCAGACGCCTTCAAAGACCCTGACAACAAACCGTTTGCTCTTTGACGAGGTCGGGATATACAGGATTTCGGACAAGGAAATTGCAGTCAACCTCTATGATGACCGGGAATCGAATACTACAGTAGATGCCTCGGAACTTATCAGCCAGGCAGTTGAAAATGACGGGTCAAGGCTTGTCCGGTCTGATACCTATACTGCAAAAAACGATATTACCAACTATCTTATAGTAGTCATGTTCCTGCTTATGCTGCTTGAAATCCTGATCATCCGCGGGAGGGGTGAACTGTGA
- a CDS encoding DUF58 domain-containing protein, which yields MTRTKQKIETDFFRQLDRFTFSVRKRVSTVYAGNRPSTRSGHGIDTIGFREYDSSDALKDIDWKAYARTEKLYVRQFEEEKTLTTHILLDASKSMDYPEKGTSKFEYAAMLAAGFAYLVTKYNDRFAISTFTEEVDINRPRRGRKNLMRTIDRLSALELSGGTSISEAVMRYSQVIRSRSLVILISDFMQDPKAIETALYRLSDHDLIVIQVLDPTEKALPLQGNSKLVDLETGEDIRTYISEKFKERYTQKLDDHTASIKKTCMKVGAEFYTFTTDTPIFNAFYYTIRRRRR from the coding sequence ATGACTCGCACAAAACAAAAAATCGAAACGGATTTTTTCAGGCAGCTTGACCGCTTTACCTTTTCGGTCCGGAAGAGAGTATCGACAGTCTATGCAGGAAACCGTCCGTCAACCCGAAGCGGGCACGGAATCGATACTATCGGGTTCAGGGAGTATGACTCAAGCGACGCTTTGAAGGATATTGACTGGAAGGCTTATGCGAGGACTGAAAAGCTCTATGTGAGGCAGTTTGAAGAAGAAAAGACCCTTACAACCCATATCCTTCTGGACGCCAGCAAAAGCATGGATTATCCCGAAAAGGGAACTTCGAAGTTTGAGTATGCTGCCATGCTTGCTGCAGGTTTTGCTTACCTGGTAACCAAATATAACGACAGGTTTGCCATATCCACGTTTACGGAAGAAGTTGATATCAATAGGCCCCGCAGAGGCAGGAAGAACCTTATGCGGACAATCGATCGGCTCAGCGCACTTGAACTATCCGGGGGTACTTCCATCAGTGAAGCCGTCATGAGGTATAGCCAGGTGATCAGGTCAAGGTCCCTTGTAATCCTGATTTCCGACTTCATGCAGGATCCAAAAGCAATAGAAACAGCCCTGTACAGGCTCTCGGATCACGACCTCATCGTTATACAGGTGCTTGACCCCACGGAAAAAGCACTTCCTCTCCAGGGAAACAGCAAGCTTGTAGACCTTGAAACAGGGGAAGATATAAGGACATATATCAGCGAAAAGTTCAAGGAACGTTATACTCAGAAACTGGACGACCACACTGCAAGCATTAAAAAAACCTGCATGAAGGTCGGAGCCGAGTTCTACACCTTCACAACCGACACCCCTATCTTTAATGCTTTTTACTATACGATCAGGAGAAGGAGACGCTAA
- a CDS encoding AAA family ATPase: MSEDNIDSGQAGTTYQNTGRIFTSFFEEIGNVIVGQNRVVEQIIISILCEGHALVESNPGLGKTLMISTIAKAMNLKFSRIQCTPDLMPSDITGTNVIEEKGDKKEFRFEPGPVFANIVLADEINRASPKTQSALLEAMQEKQVTVGNDTFLLDRPFFILATQNPIEMEGTYPLPEAQLDRFLLKVLVDYPSFEEEMEIINRYTKSETPQITRGLDKSTLLDLQKLTRQVPISEELQQRVLSIVSMTRKDKERIEYGASPRASIGMILAAKARALIQGRNFVSKEDIDYMAYPVLRHRLILTFEAERSGMTPDEAIEEILKKVK, translated from the coding sequence ATGAGTGAGGATAATATCGATTCAGGGCAGGCCGGCACGACCTATCAGAACACGGGAAGGATTTTTACAAGTTTCTTTGAAGAAATAGGGAATGTCATAGTGGGCCAGAACAGGGTAGTGGAACAGATTATAATTTCAATCCTCTGTGAAGGGCATGCCCTCGTGGAAAGCAACCCCGGGCTTGGAAAGACCCTTATGATCTCCACGATTGCAAAGGCGATGAACCTGAAGTTCAGCAGAATTCAGTGTACCCCCGACCTGATGCCCTCTGACATCACAGGAACAAACGTGATTGAAGAGAAAGGCGACAAAAAAGAATTCAGGTTTGAACCCGGGCCTGTTTTTGCAAACATCGTGCTTGCAGATGAGATCAACCGTGCATCCCCCAAAACCCAGTCCGCTCTGCTCGAAGCCATGCAGGAAAAACAGGTAACAGTCGGAAACGATACTTTTCTGCTTGACCGCCCCTTTTTTATCCTTGCTACCCAGAACCCCATAGAAATGGAAGGCACATATCCTCTTCCCGAAGCTCAGCTGGACCGCTTCCTCTTAAAGGTCCTTGTAGACTATCCCTCATTTGAAGAGGAAATGGAGATTATAAATCGTTATACAAAGTCCGAAACTCCGCAGATCACAAGGGGCCTGGACAAGTCTACACTTCTTGATTTACAGAAGCTTACCCGGCAGGTTCCGATCTCCGAAGAACTCCAGCAACGTGTCCTTTCTATTGTGTCAATGACCCGCAAGGATAAGGAACGCATCGAGTACGGGGCTTCTCCCCGCGCATCTATCGGCATGATCCTTGCAGCAAAAGCAAGAGCTCTGATCCAGGGCAGGAACTTCGTGAGCAAAGAGGATATCGATTACATGGCTTACCCGGTTCTCCGCCACAGGTTGATCCTTACCTTTGAAGCCGAAAGAAGCGGGATGACCCCGGACGAAGCCATTGAGGAAATTCTAAAGAAAGTCAAATGA
- a CDS encoding DUF7502 family protein, with the protein MALELEKIINKHESVLKKYRGLYVFADLLATFLVLYTLFVLFNMRDIFLMFPAFEPYTGSKYSILGSEIIFETLGLIVLSFALSLILTAVRYYRAEKKDAITLIEEKYPVLRERMRTAYDNRDMDNIIVRDLIGSVVIDSKPVQSSAFLNRKKLAKDVLLTVFAVAVLVYVAHTGYQTTLSPTDMDEVIDKILFPGSSDLVSLEENGGTSGEQQSNKDLFGEPAVIIIEGTEVDLEIPPGAGEGFMNQEEGEERDNASFIQSDLYNPEAIASQSYYENLPEGYRSVIQTYFEQLAEE; encoded by the coding sequence ATGGCTCTGGAGCTTGAAAAAATCATAAACAAACACGAATCGGTTCTGAAAAAATACAGAGGACTCTATGTTTTTGCAGACCTTCTTGCAACGTTTCTGGTTCTCTATACCCTTTTTGTGCTCTTCAACATGAGGGATATATTTTTAATGTTTCCCGCCTTCGAGCCCTATACCGGTTCAAAATATAGTATTCTTGGTTCTGAAATTATCTTTGAGACGCTGGGGTTGATTGTTCTTTCCTTTGCCCTCTCGCTTATTCTCACGGCAGTCAGGTATTACAGGGCTGAAAAGAAAGATGCCATTACCCTGATTGAAGAAAAATATCCTGTACTCAGGGAGAGGATGAGGACAGCCTATGACAACCGGGATATGGATAATATAATCGTCCGCGACCTTATAGGCAGCGTCGTAATTGATTCGAAGCCTGTGCAGTCTTCTGCTTTCCTTAACAGGAAAAAGCTTGCAAAAGATGTCCTGCTAACCGTGTTTGCTGTTGCGGTTCTGGTATATGTCGCCCATACCGGGTATCAGACAACTTTAAGTCCTACCGACATGGATGAAGTGATCGATAAAATCCTCTTCCCGGGTAGTTCGGACCTTGTTTCCCTGGAGGAAAACGGCGGGACGTCGGGAGAACAACAGAGCAATAAAGATCTATTTGGAGAGCCGGCTGTTATCATAATTGAAGGCACGGAAGTGGACTTGGAGATCCCTCCTGGCGCAGGGGAGGGTTTTATGAACCAGGAAGAAGGGGAAGAGAGAGACAACGCATCATTCATTCAGTCGGATCTCTACAACCCGGAAGCCATTGCTTCCCAGTCTTATTATGAGAACCTGCCCGAAGGGTACAGGAGTGTAATTCAGACTTACTTTGAACAACTTGCAGAAGAATAA